A genomic window from Caldicellulosiruptor kronotskyensis 2002 includes:
- a CDS encoding NAD(P)/FAD-dependent oxidoreductase, translated as MEKYKVVVIGGGPAGLAAALESFKSLDDKKVLIIERDKFLGGILNQCIHPGFGLHYFKEELTGPEYAHRFIEQVIESQIEYLTETHVIDITPEKEIVAVNKKGLKRIKTDAIVFAMGCRERTRGAIMTPGTRPAGIFTAGQAQRFINIEGYRIGKKAVIVGSGDIGLIMARRLTLEGIEVKAVVEIMPYSTGLRRNIVQCLDDFGIPLLLSHKVVKIHGKYRVEGVTIAKVDSQLQEIPSTERFIECDTVLFSVGLIPENELSKKAGVVLDSKTGGPVVDNTFSTSQKGIFACGNVLHVHDLVDNVTKEAQTAGRYAAIYSQYSELFENNIHINIVAKEGIRYVVPQKLNKNFVQPFVLRFRVDNFYKDAVVTISNAGKILIEIKKSILTPGEMEGIEISQKILSQLEFSNDIVVSLQNI; from the coding sequence ATGGAAAAATATAAAGTAGTTGTCATAGGTGGTGGACCAGCCGGACTTGCGGCTGCTTTAGAAAGTTTTAAGAGCTTGGATGATAAAAAAGTGCTGATCATAGAGAGAGACAAGTTTTTAGGAGGGATTTTAAACCAGTGTATTCATCCTGGCTTTGGACTTCACTATTTCAAGGAAGAACTAACAGGACCTGAGTATGCCCACAGGTTTATTGAACAAGTGATTGAAAGCCAAATTGAATATCTTACCGAAACTCATGTGATAGACATAACCCCAGAAAAGGAAATAGTAGCTGTCAATAAAAAAGGGCTTAAGAGGATAAAAACAGATGCTATTGTGTTTGCAATGGGATGCAGGGAAAGAACAAGGGGTGCTATAATGACACCTGGAACAAGACCTGCGGGGATTTTCACAGCAGGTCAGGCTCAGAGGTTTATAAACATTGAAGGGTACAGGATTGGCAAAAAAGCAGTAATTGTTGGGTCTGGGGATATAGGTCTTATCATGGCAAGACGTCTTACTTTAGAAGGGATAGAGGTAAAGGCAGTGGTGGAGATAATGCCCTACTCTACAGGGCTAAGAAGAAACATTGTTCAATGCTTAGATGATTTTGGGATACCTCTTCTTTTATCGCACAAGGTTGTAAAGATTCACGGAAAGTACAGAGTTGAAGGTGTTACAATTGCAAAGGTGGACTCTCAACTGCAAGAAATTCCGTCAACAGAAAGGTTTATCGAATGCGACACGGTGCTATTTTCTGTTGGGCTGATACCTGAAAATGAACTGAGTAAAAAAGCTGGAGTTGTTCTTGATTCAAAAACAGGAGGTCCAGTTGTTGACAATACATTTTCAACCTCGCAAAAAGGGATATTTGCCTGTGGAAATGTTCTTCATGTTCATGACCTTGTTGACAATGTTACAAAAGAGGCGCAGACAGCAGGAAGGTATGCTGCAATATATTCTCAGTACTCTGAGCTTTTTGAAAATAACATTCATATAAATATTGTGGCAAAAGAGGGTATAAGATATGTTGTGCCGCAAAAGCTAAACAAAAATTTTGTCCAGCCCTTTGTTCTCAGGTTTAGGGTAGATAATTTTTATAAAGATGCTGTTGTGACTATTTCCAATGCAGGCAAAATTCTTATTGAGATCAAAAAAAGCATTTTAACACCTGGTGAGATGGAGGGTATAGAAATTTCACAAAAGATTCTCTCTCAGCTGGAGTTTTCTAATGATATTGTGGTAAGCTTGCAAAACATTTAA
- a CDS encoding FMN-dependent NADH-azoreductase yields MAKLLYIKANPKSNQSSRTFIISEHFIKVYKEFHPNDQIITLDLYKEGIHFLSQEDINNIFAPKTEESKHHHILKYAYQFAEADKYVFAAPMWNLGIPAILKAYIDYITVSGITFKYTEQGAVGLLHGKKAVHIMATGGEYKTPPFSDFEMANRYLKTILGFMGVEDFQTITAQRLDIVGEDVEKIISNALKEAEEIAKGF; encoded by the coding sequence ATGGCAAAGCTACTGTATATAAAAGCTAATCCAAAGAGCAACCAGAGTTCAAGAACATTTATAATCTCGGAACATTTTATAAAGGTATACAAAGAATTTCATCCAAACGACCAGATTATTACTTTAGACCTTTACAAAGAAGGAATTCATTTTCTTTCTCAAGAGGACATCAACAATATCTTCGCTCCAAAGACTGAGGAATCAAAGCATCACCATATTTTGAAGTATGCCTATCAGTTTGCTGAAGCTGACAAGTATGTGTTTGCAGCACCTATGTGGAATTTGGGCATTCCCGCAATCCTTAAGGCATATATAGACTACATCACAGTCTCAGGAATAACCTTTAAATACACTGAACAAGGGGCTGTGGGTCTTCTTCACGGTAAAAAAGCAGTTCATATCATGGCAACAGGCGGAGAGTACAAAACACCACCATTTTCGGACTTTGAGATGGCAAACAGGTACCTGAAAACAATTTTGGGTTTTATGGGAGTTGAGGATTTTCAGACGATAACAGCTCAGCGGCTTGACATCGTAGGTGAGGATGTAGAAAAGATTATATCAAATGCTCTGAAAGAGGCTGAGGAGATAGCAAAAGGATTTTAA
- a CDS encoding iron-containing alcohol dehydrogenase family protein produces MSKFFMPTKVIFEKDGVLKNKDLFKLGKRAFIVTSPSSLMNGSLEDVTTVLKELSIEYSIYSKIAQNPSVEQIDEVSKLAREFSPDFIIGIGGGSPLDSSKAVAVLCAEKNLKAQELFDSKFEKCLPIVAIPTTCGTGSEVTPYSILTIKTIENKKSFASELIFPKIAIVDYKYLLTLPHNVIVNTLFDALSHVIEGYLSKSSDHIIEAYAKKALSLFASSKGNLKENTLKETDLEKFAWISLIGGIIIAQTGSLIVHPLGYNLTYYHDIPHGRANAILLSSFLRLESKYLKEEVSFALNCMGFESIDEFSEFVRFFVKESIPKLSSDRIEYYAKRALESKNVANLRHAVSLDEMIDVVKGSVE; encoded by the coding sequence ATGAGCAAATTTTTTATGCCAACAAAGGTCATATTTGAAAAAGATGGTGTTTTGAAGAATAAAGACCTTTTCAAGCTTGGCAAAAGAGCTTTTATCGTGACATCTCCATCTTCTCTTATGAATGGTTCCTTAGAAGATGTAACAACTGTATTAAAGGAACTTTCAATTGAATATTCAATATACAGCAAAATTGCTCAAAACCCAAGCGTAGAACAGATAGATGAAGTTTCAAAATTGGCAAGAGAGTTTTCCCCAGACTTTATAATTGGAATTGGTGGAGGTTCTCCTCTTGACTCATCAAAGGCAGTAGCAGTGCTGTGTGCTGAAAAAAATCTAAAAGCTCAGGAACTTTTTGACTCAAAATTTGAAAAGTGCTTACCTATTGTTGCAATTCCAACAACATGTGGCACAGGAAGCGAGGTTACTCCATATTCAATTCTTACAATTAAAACCATTGAAAACAAAAAGAGCTTTGCGTCAGAATTAATTTTCCCGAAAATAGCAATCGTGGATTACAAATATCTTTTAACATTGCCACATAACGTTATTGTAAACACCCTCTTTGATGCTCTTTCTCATGTGATAGAAGGCTACCTTTCAAAATCCTCAGACCATATAATTGAAGCTTACGCTAAAAAAGCCTTGAGCTTGTTTGCAAGTTCAAAAGGTAATCTAAAAGAAAACACTCTAAAAGAAACTGACCTTGAAAAGTTTGCATGGATATCATTGATTGGTGGAATAATCATTGCACAGACAGGTAGTTTAATTGTTCATCCTTTAGGTTACAACCTTACTTATTACCATGACATCCCACACGGAAGAGCCAATGCAATCTTACTTTCAAGCTTTTTGAGGCTTGAGAGCAAATATTTAAAAGAAGAAGTAAGCTTTGCTTTAAACTGCATGGGCTTTGAAAGCATAGACGAATTTTCTGAGTTTGTAAGATTTTTTGTTAAAGAATCTATTCCAAAATTGTCAAGTGACAGAATAGAATATTATGCAAAAAGAGCCCTCGAGTCTAAAAATGTAGCAAATTTAAGACATGCAGTCTCGCTTGATGAAATGATAGATGTTGTAAAAGGTTCGGTTGAGTAA
- a CDS encoding NAD(P)/FAD-dependent oxidoreductase has protein sequence MSRIYDVAVIGAGVVGMSILRELTRYRLKVCSLEKMEDVAEGASKANSAIVHAGYDPIEGTQKARFNVEGNNIFADICNELDVEYKIIGSLVVAFDDHEINVLEELLQRGKRNGVKGLEIKSQEWVFANEPNLSRNIKAALFAPYSGITNPYKLTVALFENAIQNGADVIFGFEVCKIEKDGDYFVVHSTDSRFIKTRVLINCAGVYADEISKLAGAKLFKIYPRRGQYYILDKPEKMPVTRVIFQVPTEKGKGILVAPTVDGNVLIGPNSEYIDDKDDTATTQKGLDEVFEKARKVLPNLSKRDVITIFSGIRATPDTHDFIIEEDEDVKNFINVAGIESPGLTASLAIGRYIAGLVSRKLNAKKNLNFNPYREDIKRFSKLSNEERERMIKLYPSFGNIVCRCELVSEYEIVEAIKRGARTIDGIKRRTRAGMGRCQGGFCLPRVMDILSRELKIDKTQITKFGKNSYILTEKRWED, from the coding sequence ATGAGCAGAATTTATGATGTTGCTGTAATAGGAGCGGGAGTTGTTGGCATGTCAATTTTAAGAGAGCTAACACGTTACAGATTAAAAGTATGCAGTCTTGAAAAGATGGAAGATGTTGCAGAAGGTGCGTCCAAAGCAAACTCCGCAATAGTGCATGCAGGTTATGACCCAATTGAGGGGACCCAAAAGGCAAGATTCAATGTTGAGGGTAACAATATATTTGCAGATATTTGCAATGAACTTGATGTTGAGTATAAGATAATTGGTTCGCTTGTGGTTGCGTTTGATGACCATGAAATAAATGTATTGGAAGAACTTTTGCAAAGAGGAAAAAGAAATGGTGTTAAAGGGCTTGAGATAAAAAGTCAAGAGTGGGTTTTTGCAAATGAGCCGAATTTGAGCAGAAACATAAAAGCAGCACTTTTTGCTCCATACTCTGGAATTACAAATCCGTATAAATTAACAGTCGCCCTTTTTGAAAATGCTATTCAAAATGGAGCAGATGTGATATTTGGCTTTGAAGTCTGCAAAATAGAAAAAGATGGAGACTATTTTGTGGTTCATTCAACGGACAGTCGCTTTATAAAAACCAGGGTTTTAATAAACTGTGCAGGAGTGTATGCAGATGAAATAAGTAAATTGGCAGGAGCAAAGCTTTTTAAAATATATCCAAGACGCGGACAGTACTACATCTTAGATAAACCTGAGAAGATGCCAGTTACCAGAGTCATTTTTCAGGTACCCACAGAAAAGGGAAAAGGAATTTTAGTTGCCCCGACTGTAGATGGAAATGTACTTATTGGACCAAACTCTGAGTATATAGATGACAAGGATGACACAGCTACAACCCAAAAGGGGCTTGATGAGGTATTTGAAAAGGCAAGGAAAGTATTGCCAAACTTAAGCAAGAGAGATGTAATAACAATCTTTTCGGGAATCAGAGCAACACCGGATACTCATGACTTTATTATTGAAGAAGACGAAGATGTCAAAAACTTTATAAACGTTGCAGGAATTGAGTCACCAGGTCTTACCGCATCGTTGGCAATAGGAAGGTATATCGCTGGACTGGTAAGCAGAAAACTTAACGCGAAGAAAAATCTCAATTTTAATCCTTATAGAGAAGATATAAAAAGGTTTTCAAAGCTTTCTAATGAAGAAAGAGAAAGAATGATAAAGCTTTATCCGAGCTTTGGGAACATTGTGTGCAGATGTGAGCTTGTGTCTGAATATGAGATAGTTGAAGCAATAAAAAGAGGTGCAAGGACCATAGATGGTATTAAAAGAAGAACAAGAGCTGGTATGGGAAGGTGCCAGGGAGGATTTTGTCTACCTCGTGTGATGGATATACTTTCAAGGGAGCTAAAAATTGACAAAACTCAAATAACAAAGTTTGGGAAAAACTCTTATATTCTGACCGAGAAAAGGTGGGAAGACTGA
- a CDS encoding DUF5412 family protein: MSKVYKSNGSAEVNNGSFKRILIKLLKTILMLILLFSFFVYWLFFDINRLPHGEFLSESLSPDGKYKIKFYLINGGATTAYGVRGELCYKNGLKIRNIYWNYPEDKADVKWINNHVVIINGHRLDIFKDSFDFRKESLKRLIEKLRSKKQKFHGK, from the coding sequence ATGAGCAAGGTTTATAAATCTAATGGTTCAGCTGAAGTAAACAATGGTTCTTTTAAAAGAATATTAATCAAATTACTGAAAACAATATTAATGCTTATATTATTATTTTCTTTTTTTGTCTACTGGCTATTTTTTGATATAAACAGACTTCCGCATGGCGAATTTTTAAGTGAATCTTTATCCCCTGATGGAAAATATAAAATTAAATTTTACTTAATCAATGGTGGTGCAACAACAGCATATGGAGTTAGAGGAGAGCTGTGTTATAAAAATGGCTTAAAAATTAGAAACATATACTGGAACTACCCGGAAGATAAAGCTGATGTTAAATGGATAAATAATCATGTAGTTATAATTAATGGTCACAGATTAGACATTTTTAAAGACTCTTTTGATTTTAGAAAAGAATCTTTAAAAAGGCTGATAGAAAAACTTCGAAGTAAAAAACAAAAATTTCACGGTAAGTGA
- a CDS encoding polymorphic toxin type 44 domain-containing protein, which produces MVYKIVVDGKIEYIHGEDIGNIHYGYTGRSLPLPAEVLCAAAGLVQIISGTWDISYYKSYFDDPKDQEAIRKGISWYEQGL; this is translated from the coding sequence ATGGTATATAAAATCGTTGTTGATGGTAAGATAGAGTATATACATGGAGAAGATATTGGTAATATTCATTATGGATATACAGGTAGATCATTACCTCTTCCAGCAGAAGTTTTATGTGCAGCTGCTGGACTTGTTCAAATAATATCTGGAACATGGGATATTTCTTACTATAAAAGCTATTTTGATGATCCGAAAGATCAAGAAGCAATTAGGAAAGGGATATCATGGTATGAGCAAGGTTTATAA
- a CDS encoding nucleotidyltransferase family protein encodes MKVYEVLYNYLINYIKDESLLYKFAESYELDRVLFSKYNLDDEILNRTTAKIKFQKFINDIIFNEMLNINEICSKIKVLFLKGILLSYDLYKYPEIRKTSDIDILVTCDDLPVLLDHLGKLGYKDEKGLHVGDNLINVYDLKLRGHNHLPSMNKQLIIGSMLVNVPIEVHLKFTCNWDDENEFIKQLINKAEQYKVKGKIFYRLDVNNNFLYLLYHFSKDFILDYYSMLTEGKEPYLRLLLLIDILLFENKYRNKIVWEEILKNAEKLNIVGEVLFALKLISEIFPKGMYQKYIVELQNVYHNSLHNVKEGFRKKVIKELLKYNASKLIFSNKADIIKTAIFKLREDIFLICPYKIRKSCENILFYNLKCCLLNTETYERNEIILNGENISIGVSWDYSFFIIVIKLPSSELEHWYKKDMEIILSFYNYQILKMIDIKIKDVSGEKRIIEGEYNVNQDKMLENILDKVQITKNDDSFLLQLKIPWNVILINPKQGNRFLFDIQVNEKVDKNIDKINYLGCWFLAINDPTTMAEVILVK; translated from the coding sequence ATGAAAGTATATGAGGTTTTATATAATTACTTGATAAATTATATAAAAGATGAGAGTCTTCTATATAAATTTGCTGAAAGTTACGAACTAGATAGAGTATTATTTTCAAAATATAATTTAGATGACGAAATCTTAAATAGAACAACCGCAAAAATAAAATTTCAAAAATTTATCAATGATATTATATTTAACGAGATGTTAAATATAAATGAAATTTGTTCGAAGATAAAAGTTTTGTTTTTGAAAGGTATTTTACTAAGCTATGATTTATATAAATACCCAGAAATTAGAAAAACAAGTGATATAGATATTTTAGTTACTTGTGACGATTTACCAGTATTATTAGACCATTTAGGTAAGTTAGGATATAAAGATGAAAAAGGATTACATGTAGGTGATAATTTAATTAACGTTTATGATTTAAAACTACGAGGACATAATCATTTACCTTCTATGAACAAACAATTAATTATTGGGAGTATGCTAGTTAATGTTCCGATAGAAGTTCATTTAAAATTTACATGTAACTGGGATGATGAAAATGAGTTTATAAAACAATTGATAAATAAAGCAGAACAATATAAAGTTAAAGGGAAAATTTTCTATCGGTTAGATGTTAACAATAATTTTTTATATTTATTATATCATTTTTCAAAGGATTTTATCTTGGATTATTATTCTATGTTAACAGAAGGGAAGGAGCCATACTTAAGATTATTACTACTTATAGATATTTTACTTTTTGAGAATAAGTATAGAAATAAGATTGTTTGGGAGGAGATATTAAAAAATGCCGAAAAACTAAATATAGTAGGTGAAGTTCTATTTGCATTAAAGTTAATTTCAGAAATATTTCCTAAAGGAATGTATCAAAAATATATAGTTGAACTCCAAAATGTCTATCATAACTCTCTTCATAATGTAAAAGAAGGTTTTAGAAAAAAAGTTATTAAAGAGTTATTGAAATATAATGCTTCAAAGCTTATTTTTAGTAACAAAGCAGACATAATAAAAACAGCTATTTTTAAATTGAGAGAAGATATATTTCTTATTTGCCCATATAAAATTAGAAAATCTTGCGAAAATATATTATTTTATAATTTGAAATGTTGTTTGTTAAATACAGAAACATATGAAAGGAATGAAATAATTTTAAATGGAGAAAATATTTCTATTGGAGTTAGCTGGGACTATAGTTTTTTCATTATTGTAATAAAATTACCATCATCAGAATTAGAGCATTGGTATAAAAAAGATATGGAAATTATTTTAAGTTTTTACAATTATCAAATATTAAAGATGATAGATATTAAAATCAAAGATGTTAGTGGGGAGAAAAGAATAATTGAAGGTGAGTATAATGTTAATCAAGATAAGATGTTAGAAAATATACTTGATAAAGTACAAATAACAAAAAACGATGATAGCTTTTTACTTCAGCTAAAAATTCCTTGGAATGTTATATTAATTAATCCAAAACAGGGCAACAGATTTTTATTTGATATTCAAGTTAATGAAAAAGTAGATAAAAATATTGATAAAATAAATTATTTGGGTTGTTGGTTTTTAGCAATAAATGATCCTACAACAATGGCAGAAGTAATATTAGTTAAATAA